A window of Paremcibacter congregatus contains these coding sequences:
- a CDS encoding sensor histidine kinase → MSRNLQAKPSPGQKQNRHAASPVFPGHLLDHLACGIIVIDAQQNILTLNQWMVNHSMLCPETAVGQNFLDLFPDMKNTQLDKSIEAALRYDIKSVLTPDINLTPLPLFEHHPSNTPQNNSKTSLRHAINISPVAQPDQTTACLIQITKVANSSLKDSLFFEQSLRMMDETEALRQSQRSAEQANKAKSEFLALMSHELRTPLNAIIGFADILKNELLGPHAITQYKDYSHDISEAGNHLLNLINDILDISKIDAGKYALNEEIVDVHEVVRNTRSLIRNQISDNGQTLTIHYEDDLPDLKVDGRSLKQMVLNLLSNAIKFTPDGGTIDMKVKLNKNRDMVFSVVDNGIGIAPHEIPQLLQPFTQSESNMTRECQGTGLGLSLVKKMVELHGGTLHLASELGNGTTVTLTFPAERVIAV, encoded by the coding sequence ATGAGCAGAAATTTGCAGGCAAAACCATCCCCCGGACAGAAACAGAACCGGCATGCCGCCTCCCCTGTCTTTCCAGGTCATCTTCTTGATCACCTGGCGTGCGGTATTATTGTCATTGACGCCCAGCAAAACATCCTGACCCTTAATCAGTGGATGGTCAACCACAGCATGCTCTGCCCCGAAACCGCAGTGGGACAGAATTTTCTCGACCTTTTCCCCGACATGAAAAATACCCAGCTGGACAAGTCTATTGAAGCGGCCCTGCGGTATGACATCAAATCCGTGCTCACCCCGGACATCAATCTTACGCCCCTGCCCTTGTTTGAACATCATCCGTCCAATACCCCGCAAAACAACAGCAAGACCAGCTTGAGGCACGCGATCAATATTTCGCCGGTGGCACAACCGGACCAGACCACAGCCTGCCTTATACAGATCACCAAGGTTGCCAACAGCAGCCTTAAAGACAGTCTGTTTTTCGAACAATCCCTGCGTATGATGGATGAGACGGAAGCCCTGCGCCAGTCACAACGCAGCGCCGAACAGGCCAACAAGGCCAAATCGGAATTTCTTGCACTGATGTCCCATGAACTCCGTACGCCGCTCAACGCCATTATCGGTTTCGCCGACATCCTGAAAAACGAGCTGCTCGGCCCCCATGCCATCACCCAGTATAAAGACTATTCCCACGACATCAGCGAAGCGGGCAACCATCTGCTCAACCTGATTAACGACATTCTTGATATCAGCAAGATCGATGCCGGGAAATATGCCCTGAATGAGGAAATTGTCGATGTCCACGAAGTCGTCCGCAATACCCGCAGCCTGATCCGCAACCAGATCAGTGATAACGGCCAGACCCTGACGATACATTATGAGGACGACCTGCCCGATCTTAAAGTAGACGGCCGCAGTCTCAAACAAATGGTTCTCAATCTGCTGTCCAACGCCATCAAATTCACCCCCGATGGCGGCACAATTGATATGAAAGTCAAACTCAACAAGAACCGCGACATGGTGTTTTCCGTGGTCGACAACGGGATCGGCATCGCTCCCCATGAAATCCCCCAGCTGTTGCAGCCATTCACTCAGTCGGAGTCCAACATGACCCGGGAATGCCAGGGAACCGGCCTCGGTCTGTCC